A genome region from Rhizophagus irregularis chromosome 14, complete sequence includes the following:
- a CDS encoding GDP-mannose transporter, producing the protein MAQPPTILAFLSATGTLPILTYCAASILMTVTNKYVLSGYDFNMNFLLLGIQSIVCVVLLRAFKMLNLVSFREFDLALSRKWFPIAMLLVAMIYTGSKSLQYLSIPVYTIFKNLTIILIAYGEVIWFDCSISRLTMTSFLLMVFSSIIAALSDSSSAVVKSSSITFDIGYLWMAFNCISSAAFVLTMRRRIRSTNFKDFDTVYYNNLLSIPLLMTMSLMVEDWSEKNFEKNLPEDIRTTLITAILFSGISAFGISYTSAWCVRVTSSTTYSMVGALNKLPVAASGMIFFGDPITTGNVSAIFVGFVAGILYSIAKTEQQKPIKPSVYIPISNKELPQTTTNDNNTTEIQSNLLNNDDDHRVIKIEDNNLSEKM; encoded by the exons atggcACAACCACCTActattttagcatttttatcTGCAACTGGAACTCTCCCGATCTTAACATATTGTGCTGCTAGCATCTTGATGACAGTTACGAACAAATATGTTTTGTCTggttatgattttaatatgaattttttactGTTAGGAATACAG tcAATAGTATGTGTGGTTTTATTAAGAGCTTTTAAAATGCTGAATCTTGTTTCATTTCGAGAATTTGATTTAGCATTGTCACGAAAAT GGTTTCCTATTGCAATGTTACTTGTTGCTATGATTTATACGGGAAGCAAAAg tTTACAATATCTTTCAATTCCTGTATacacaatatttaaaaatctaaCAATCATTTTAATAGCATATGGAGAAGTTATTTGGTTTGATTGTAGTATATCAAGATTGACAATGACAAGTTTTTTGTTGATGGTTTTCTCATCTATTATAGCGGCATTATCGGATAGTTCCAGTGCGGTTGTAAAATCTTCTAGCATCACATTTGATATAGGATATTTGTGGATGGCATTTAATTGTATTTCCTCTGCTGCATTCGTTTTAACAATGAGGAGACGTATTAGATCaactaattttaaagatttcgatactgtatattacaataatttattatcaataccTTTATTAATGACAATGAGTCTCATGGTCGAAGATTGgagtgaaaaaaatttcgaaaaaaattt gCCTGAGGATATACGTACCACGCTCATTACGGCCATATTATTCTCAGGAATATCGGCATTTGGTATTTCATACACATCAGCTTGGTGTGTCAGAGTAACTTCGAGTACAACATATAGTATGGTTGGagcattaaataaattgcCTGTAGCTGCAAGtggaatgattttttttggaGATCCAATCACAACAGGAAATGTTTCTGCCATATTTGTTG gaTTTGTTGCCGGAATTCTATATTCAATTGCAAAAACAGAACAACAAAAACCTATAAAACCATCTGTATATATTCCAATATCTAATAAAGAATTGCCACAAACAACAACGAATGATAACAATACGACTGAAATTCAATCAAATCTTCTTAATAATGACGATGATCACAgagtaattaaaattgaagaCAACAATCTAtcagaaaaaatgtaa
- a CDS encoding uncharacterized protein (SECRETED:cutsite_YLA-LE; SECRETED:prob_0.3157); SECRETED:SignalP(1-24), with product MISLVRCVFVLALLFGFLNGTYLALEYENFATVYHKLPHHTEYSKRGEVAVTASRARYSESEDALSSFDISKNLEENELYLVKIVNNENPNYVTKFFTKSCLLKSSNFEDEIIIHLDKNDKLFHFDYYTSSDQCNNTIDPHTGVLKTTVQTIKAVKGVAPKLNKAVPLREDGTVEKPPEEKSFLQKYWWYFIPLIIILLTGGPPEESQQGGQQQQQRGGQAVRPAR from the exons atgataagTCTTGTTCGTTGTGTTTTTGTTTTAGCGTTATTGTTCGGGTTTTTAAACGGAACTTACTTGGCGCTAGAGTATGAAAACTTCGCTACAGTCTATCATAAGCTTCCTCACCACACTGAATATTCAAAACGTGGAGAAGTTGCTGTAACAGCTTCTCGTGCAAGATACTCAGAGTCTGAAGATGCGTTATCGAGctttgatatatcaaaaaatttagagGAAAACGAATTGTATCttgttaaaatagttaataatgaaaatccgAATTATGTCACTAAATTTTTCACCAAATCG TGCTTGttaaaatcttcaaattttgAGGATGAGATAATAATTCATCTAgacaaaaatgataaattatttcattttgattattacaCAAGTAGTGACCAATGCAATAACACAATTGATCcg CATACTGGAGTTCTTAAAACTACTGTTCAAACCATCAAAGCAGTAAAGGGTGTTGC tCCAAAGTTAAATAAAGCAGTGCCTTTGAGAGAAGATGGTACTGTAGAAAAACCACCCGAAGAAAAAAGCTTTTTGCAAAAATACTG GTGGTATTTCATACctcttattataatattattaactggAGGCCCACCTGAAGAATCTCAGCAGGGTGGacagcaacagcaacagcGAGGTGGACAGGCAGTGAGACCTGctcgttaa